The segment TCCGTGGACGCGGTGATCGACGCCGCCGAACTGCGCCCGCGCATCATCGCCGCGATCGAGGCCGGCCTGCGGTAACGGCTTTCACCGGCGGGTCAGCTGCGGCTGACCCGCCGGTCAGTCCAGTTCGATCTCGACCAGCGGGCTGCCGTCGATCCAGCTCTGCAGGCTGCCCGCCCAGCTCAGCCCCGGCACGATCGCGCCGAACACCCGCACCCGCTCGTCCGGGTCGGTGACCGGCCGGGCGCGCACCCGAAGGTCGTGACCGGTCAGGTGCAGGGTGAACTCGGGGTGCGCGAGCAGGTTGGCGTACCAGTCCCGCGAGCCCGGGCTGCCGGTCAGCCAGTAACGGCCGGCCGCCAGATACCGCCAGGTCTCGATCCGGCGTGGCTGCCCGCTGCGCCGCCCGATCGTGGTGATCTCCACGGTCATCTGCTGGTCGAGCGCCGCGCGTACCTCGTCTGTCGCCACCATGCGCCCATCCTGCAACCTCAACCGCGCTTCACGTCCAGCCCGCCGCGTAGGGTGTGTGCGCATGTACTGGGAGACGGTCGGCGCGACGAAAACGTTCACCCACCCCGTCAATACAGCCTGGCTGGACGGGGTCAGCCGGAGCGCGCGCATCCTCGACTACGGCTGCGGCTACGGCCGCAGTGTGCGGGAACTCCGCGACCTGGGCTTCAGCGAGGTGTCCGGCGTGGACATCTCGGCCGCACTGATCGCCCGTGGCCGTCAGACCTGGCCCGACCTGGACCTCGCCGTCCTGACCGCACCGCCGGCCCTGCCGCACAGGGCGGCCAGTGTCGACGTCGCCCTGCTGTTGGCGGTGCTCACCTGCATCCCCGACGACGAGGCCCAGCAGGCGCTCGTCGCCGAACTGGATCGCGTCCTGGCGCCGGGCGGCCTGATCCACGTCAGCGATCTCGTGCTGCAGCCGGACGAACGCCATCGACAGCGC is part of the Actinoplanes sp. NBC_00393 genome and harbors:
- a CDS encoding nitroreductase family deazaflavin-dependent oxidoreductase; translated protein: MVATDEVRAALDQQMTVEITTIGRRSGQPRRIETWRYLAAGRYWLTGSPGSRDWYANLLAHPEFTLHLTGHDLRVRARPVTDPDERVRVFGAIVPGLSWAGSLQSWIDGSPLVEIELD
- a CDS encoding class I SAM-dependent methyltransferase — its product is MYWETVGATKTFTHPVNTAWLDGVSRSARILDYGCGYGRSVRELRDLGFSEVSGVDISAALIARGRQTWPDLDLAVLTAPPALPHRAASVDVALLLAVLTCIPDDEAQQALVAELDRVLAPGGLIHVSDLVLQPDERHRQRYAAHARSHAAPYGVFTTDDGAVCRHHDPGHLRELFAAFELVSERHVDVATMNGRRASARQLLVRKA